From a single Saimiri boliviensis isolate mSaiBol1 chromosome 15, mSaiBol1.pri, whole genome shotgun sequence genomic region:
- the LOC120362261 gene encoding cytochrome c oxidase subunit 6C-like, translating to MASEVLAKPQMRGLLARCLRIHMVGAFLVSLGVAALCKLGMAEPRKKAYADFYRNYDPEKDFEETKKAGIFHSIK from the coding sequence ATGGCTTCCGAAGTTTTGGCAAAACCTCAGATGCGTGGCCTTCTGGCCAGGTGTCTGCGAATTCATATGGTTGGAGCATTCTTGGTATCCCTGGGGGTTGCAGCTCTCTGTAAGCTTGGTATGGCTGAACCAAGAAAGAAGGCATATGCAGATTTCTACAGAAATTACGATCCTGAGAAAGATTTTGAGGAGACGAAGAAGGCGGGTATCTTTCATAGTATAAAGTGA